One segment of Alistipes finegoldii DSM 17242 DNA contains the following:
- a CDS encoding DUF4134 domain-containing protein, producing the protein MNKKLILTLMAVVLASAAMAQGNGIKGITDATSMVTSYFAPLTKLIYAVGAVVGLIGGIKVYQKFSSGDPDTSKTAASWFGACIFLVIVGVVLESFFL; encoded by the coding sequence ATGAATAAAAAACTGATTTTGACTTTGATGGCCGTCGTTCTTGCCAGCGCAGCTATGGCTCAGGGCAATGGTATTAAAGGCATCACGGATGCCACCTCAATGGTTACGAGTTATTTTGCGCCTTTAACGAAATTAATTTATGCCGTAGGCGCTGTCGTTGGCTTGATCGGCGGCATCAAAGTCTATCAAAAGTTCTCGTCGGGAGACCCGGACACTTCAAAAACGGCTGCCAGTTGGTTTGGAGCCTGCATTTTCCTTGTAATCGTGGGTGTCGTTCTCGAATCGTTCTTCCTCTAA
- a CDS encoding DUF3408 domain-containing protein: MAGKKKLEEIDLDEILLREVASRRSPSGSVLNNPTAQTGKTDSANRTEENVQQEVKGAVTEQRPPQPAKPRPISSYERLFLCEHVVQQRSAIYISSKTKEKLSDVVRRLGWSRISVTSFAENILAHHLELFRDEINRLHRQKNTKDIL; this comes from the coding sequence ATGGCAGGAAAGAAAAAATTGGAGGAGATTGATCTTGATGAAATCCTCCTGCGAGAAGTGGCGTCGCGCCGCAGTCCTTCGGGCTCCGTGCTGAATAATCCCACGGCGCAAACCGGCAAGACCGACTCTGCGAACAGAACCGAAGAGAATGTACAGCAAGAGGTGAAAGGGGCTGTTACTGAACAAAGACCTCCTCAACCAGCGAAACCTCGCCCTATATCGAGCTATGAGCGGCTTTTCCTCTGCGAACATGTCGTGCAGCAGCGCAGTGCAATATACATCAGTTCAAAGACTAAAGAGAAACTCTCAGATGTAGTACGCCGGTTGGGATGGAGCAGGATTTCAGTCACATCCTTTGCCGAAAATATCCTTGCCCATCATCTTGAATTGTTTCGGGATGAGATTAACAGATTGCATCGTCAGAAGAATACGAAAGACATATTGTAG
- a CDS encoding DUF4133 domain-containing protein: MAEYMINKGVGKQVEFKGLRAQYVFIFAGGLLGVFVLFVVLYMMGAPPVVCITIALVLGTALVWFTFHLNAEYGAHGLMKLAARHRFPRRISSRKTLVRLIARTSGIRDL, from the coding sequence ATGGCCGAGTACATGATTAATAAAGGCGTTGGCAAACAAGTTGAATTTAAAGGACTCAGAGCGCAGTATGTCTTCATTTTCGCCGGAGGATTGTTAGGCGTATTTGTCCTTTTTGTCGTCTTGTACATGATGGGCGCACCTCCTGTAGTATGTATCACCATTGCATTGGTATTGGGTACTGCGCTGGTCTGGTTCACTTTTCATTTGAACGCCGAATATGGGGCTCACGGGCTGATGAAACTTGCTGCGCGGCATCGGTTTCCCCGGAGGATAAGTTCTCGGAAAACCCTTGTAAGGCTCATCGCCAGAACGAGCGGAATCCGGGACCTTTAG